A stretch of the Mycobacterium shigaense genome encodes the following:
- a CDS encoding LLM class flavin-dependent oxidoreductase, giving the protein MKVSLFYEFALPRPWAPDDEHVMLQDCLDEVEAADKAGFSTVWLTEHHFLEEYCHSTAPEIFLAAASQRTKNIRLGFGIMHLLPAVNHPARVAERVATIDLLSNGRVEFGTGEGSSVGELGGFDVDPADKRAQWEESLEVAIRCMIEEPFTGFKGEQIQMPPRNVIPKPLQKPHPPVWVACTRPASVQMAAQKCIGALSFAYTGPGPLTERVNGYYQELEANGVPITPQMNPNILAIGGDLSMMVAKTEEEALKRLGQGGGFFSFGIMHYYLTGMHVPGRTGVWQRYLEEVEKDPTLAYGPGRGAIGSPDTVREFLRGYEASGVDEIILLLNPRSHEGTMESIELMGKEVLPEFIERDQKAVAEKAKRLEPVIEKVEARRAKSTAPLFDETYAFGGLPTGRDKFTASEIPEAMAEINEGRVQAARRAKEERGK; this is encoded by the coding sequence ATGAAAGTATCACTGTTCTACGAGTTCGCCCTGCCGCGTCCCTGGGCGCCGGATGACGAACACGTCATGTTGCAGGACTGCTTGGACGAGGTGGAAGCCGCCGACAAGGCCGGGTTCTCGACCGTCTGGCTGACCGAGCATCATTTCCTCGAGGAGTACTGTCACTCCACCGCCCCGGAGATCTTCCTGGCCGCCGCGAGCCAGCGCACCAAGAACATCCGATTGGGCTTCGGCATCATGCACCTGCTGCCCGCGGTCAATCACCCCGCGCGGGTGGCCGAACGCGTCGCCACCATCGACCTGCTCTCCAATGGCCGTGTCGAGTTCGGCACCGGGGAGGGATCGTCTGTCGGTGAACTCGGCGGATTCGACGTCGATCCCGCCGACAAGCGCGCGCAGTGGGAGGAGTCCCTCGAGGTGGCGATCCGCTGCATGATCGAGGAGCCGTTCACGGGCTTCAAGGGCGAGCAGATCCAGATGCCGCCGCGCAACGTCATCCCCAAGCCGCTGCAGAAGCCGCATCCGCCGGTCTGGGTCGCCTGCACGCGGCCGGCCAGCGTGCAGATGGCCGCCCAAAAGTGCATCGGTGCACTGAGTTTCGCCTACACTGGGCCGGGGCCGCTGACCGAGCGGGTCAATGGCTACTACCAGGAGCTCGAGGCGAACGGCGTGCCGATCACGCCGCAGATGAACCCGAACATCCTGGCCATCGGTGGGGACCTGTCGATGATGGTCGCCAAGACCGAGGAGGAGGCGCTGAAACGCCTCGGGCAGGGCGGCGGATTCTTCTCATTCGGCATCATGCACTACTACCTGACCGGGATGCATGTCCCCGGCCGAACCGGAGTGTGGCAGCGCTACCTCGAAGAGGTCGAGAAGGATCCGACGCTGGCCTACGGCCCGGGCCGCGGCGCAATCGGCTCCCCGGACACCGTGCGCGAATTCCTGCGCGGCTACGAAGCGAGCGGCGTCGACGAGATCATCCTGCTGCTCAACCCACGCAGCCACGAGGGCACCATGGAATCCATCGAGCTGATGGGCAAAGAGGTGCTGCCCGAGTTCATCGAACGCGACCAGAAGGCGGTGGCCGAGAAGGCCAAGCGCCTGGAGCCGGTCATCGAGAAGGTGGAGGCGCGCCGGGCGAAGTCCACCGCCCCGCTGTTCGACGAAACCTACGCCTTCGGTGGCCTGCCGACCGGTCGTGACAAGTTCACCGCCAGCGAGATCCCCGAGGCAATGGCGGAGATCAACGAGGGCCGTGTCCAGGCGGCGAGGCGCGCAAAGGAGGAGCGCGGCAAGTGA
- a CDS encoding coniferyl-alcohol dehydrogenase yields MGDVDELWRYDGCRAVVTGCASGIGEHVVRQLAELGAQVIGLDKRRPSFPVNEFHEVDLADPESIDGAVASIDGPVGALFNVAGVSSGIGNPTLVATINFLGLRHLTEALAPKMVVGSSIVSVSSLAAAGYREHAEVVAPLLDTTTMHEGIDWCHAHPEELGNGYQLSKEAIIFYTMRSAITLGTRGIRINCSGPGVTETPILDQLRTAYGQAFLDDIPKPLGRVSEPAEQAAVLLFLNSRAASYITGQILWVDGGNVGAAIARELEEGRAHGRHD; encoded by the coding sequence GTGGGAGACGTCGACGAGCTGTGGCGATACGACGGGTGCCGTGCCGTGGTCACCGGGTGCGCGTCGGGCATCGGCGAACACGTGGTGCGCCAGCTCGCCGAACTCGGGGCGCAGGTCATCGGGCTGGACAAGCGGCGGCCGTCGTTTCCGGTCAACGAGTTTCATGAGGTCGACCTCGCCGACCCGGAGTCGATCGACGGCGCCGTAGCGTCCATCGACGGCCCCGTCGGTGCGCTCTTCAACGTCGCCGGCGTCTCATCCGGGATCGGCAACCCGACGCTGGTCGCCACGATCAACTTTCTGGGCCTGCGTCATCTCACCGAGGCGCTGGCTCCGAAAATGGTCGTGGGATCATCCATCGTGAGCGTGTCCTCGCTCGCGGCTGCCGGCTACCGGGAGCATGCCGAAGTGGTGGCGCCGCTGCTGGACACCACGACGATGCACGAGGGCATCGACTGGTGTCACGCCCATCCCGAAGAGTTGGGCAACGGGTATCAGCTGTCCAAGGAAGCGATCATCTTCTACACCATGCGCAGCGCTATCACTTTGGGCACCAGGGGAATCCGCATCAACTGCTCCGGACCCGGGGTCACCGAAACCCCGATCCTCGATCAGCTGCGGACCGCCTATGGGCAGGCCTTTCTCGACGACATTCCCAAGCCGCTGGGCCGGGTTTCCGAACCCGCCGAGCAGGCCGCCGTGTTGCTCTTCTTGAATAGTCGTGCAGCCAGCTACATCACGGGGCAGATCCTCTGGGTCGACGGCGGAAACGTGGGTGCCGCGATCGCCCGTGAACTCGAGGAAGGACGAGCCCATGGCCGACATGACTGA
- a CDS encoding 3-carboxyethylcatechol 2,3-dioxygenase: MSHSPLLNLPGPSRDLLDDIEGAIAQARDFVCDYAPELVVIFSPDHYNGFFYKAMPPFCIGLNANGVGDYGTYSGPLDVPSDLAEQCAEAVLDAGVDVAVSASMDVDHGTVQPLEKLFGEATARSVIPVFINAVAAPLGPMRRVRALGTAVGTYLATLDKRVLVLGSGGLSHSPPVPTLATAPPGALDRIVHGRPMTPQQRQARQSAVMEAARSFAGGESDLQPLNPAWDHRFLETVDAGRLDEFDRWSNSFIRYEGGSSAHEIRTWVAAFAALRTAGAYQTVLRYYREAAELIAGFAIRTATST, from the coding sequence ATGTCCCACAGCCCGCTCCTGAATCTTCCGGGGCCGTCGCGGGACCTGCTTGACGACATCGAGGGCGCCATCGCCCAGGCGCGTGACTTCGTCTGCGACTACGCCCCCGAACTCGTCGTCATCTTCTCCCCGGACCACTACAACGGGTTCTTCTACAAGGCGATGCCGCCGTTCTGTATCGGTCTGAACGCCAACGGGGTTGGGGATTACGGTACGTATTCCGGGCCGCTGGATGTCCCGTCGGATCTCGCGGAACAGTGTGCCGAGGCGGTCCTCGACGCGGGCGTCGACGTCGCGGTGTCGGCCAGCATGGACGTGGACCACGGCACCGTTCAGCCGCTGGAGAAGTTGTTCGGGGAGGCGACCGCGCGGTCGGTGATACCCGTCTTCATCAATGCGGTCGCCGCGCCGTTGGGGCCCATGCGCCGGGTCCGGGCATTGGGTACCGCGGTCGGCACCTATCTGGCCACCCTCGATAAGCGGGTGCTGGTGTTGGGATCCGGCGGCTTGTCGCACAGTCCTCCGGTGCCGACCCTGGCGACCGCGCCGCCGGGCGCCCTGGACCGGATCGTGCACGGCCGCCCCATGACGCCCCAGCAGAGGCAGGCTCGGCAGAGCGCCGTGATGGAGGCGGCTCGAAGCTTCGCCGGCGGTGAAAGTGACCTACAGCCGCTCAACCCGGCGTGGGACCACCGCTTCCTCGAAACGGTCGACGCGGGACGGCTCGACGAGTTCGACCGGTGGTCGAACTCGTTCATCCGGTACGAGGGCGGCAGCTCCGCGCACGAAATCCGAACGTGGGTAGCCGCTTTCGCGGCGCTGCGGACGGCAGGGGCCTACCAGACGGTGCTGCGCTATTACCGGGAGGCCGCCGAGCTCATCGCCGGCTTCGCCATCAGAACGGCGACGTCGACATGA
- a CDS encoding alpha/beta fold hydrolase, with protein MTQRKTTLVDGLTTSYLEAGDGEPVVLLHGGEFGGSAELGWERNIDALAARYRVLAPDQLGFGQSAKVIDFVDGRGMRIRHVASFCEAVGVSSAHFIGNSMGAINLLSDATSETPVLPIRSLGIICGGGKIQQNEYFEALQNYDASLPAMRRIVAALFYDAGFAADDDYVGRRYESSTAPGAWEAVAAARFRRPGAKPSATPSSTRAYERIGVPTLVVEGGQDKLLPSGWAAEIAKQIDGARSTVIDKAGHCPQIEQASSVNELLLDFLATVSQKT; from the coding sequence ATGACGCAGCGCAAGACGACGCTGGTCGACGGCCTGACGACCAGCTACCTCGAGGCCGGCGACGGAGAACCGGTCGTGCTGCTGCACGGCGGTGAGTTCGGCGGCAGCGCCGAGCTCGGCTGGGAACGCAACATCGATGCGCTGGCCGCCCGGTACCGGGTGCTGGCGCCCGACCAGCTGGGTTTCGGGCAGTCCGCGAAGGTCATCGATTTCGTCGACGGTCGCGGTATGCGGATTCGCCACGTGGCGAGCTTCTGCGAGGCAGTCGGCGTCAGCTCCGCGCATTTCATCGGCAACTCGATGGGCGCCATCAACCTGCTCAGCGATGCCACGTCGGAGACGCCAGTGCTGCCGATCCGCAGCCTGGGCATCATCTGCGGGGGCGGAAAAATCCAGCAGAACGAGTATTTCGAAGCGCTGCAGAACTACGACGCGTCGCTGCCGGCGATGCGGCGCATCGTCGCGGCGTTGTTCTACGACGCCGGCTTCGCCGCCGACGACGATTACGTGGGGCGCCGTTACGAGTCCAGTACTGCGCCCGGGGCGTGGGAAGCCGTGGCCGCCGCCCGGTTCCGCCGGCCCGGCGCCAAGCCCTCCGCGACGCCGTCGAGTACCCGCGCGTACGAACGCATCGGTGTGCCGACGCTCGTCGTCGAAGGGGGACAGGACAAGCTGCTTCCGTCGGGCTGGGCCGCCGAGATCGCCAAGCAGATCGACGGTGCTCGCTCGACGGTGATCGACAAGGCCGGGCACTGCCCGCAGATCGAGCAGGCGTCGTCAGTCAACGAGTTGCTGCTGGACTTTCTGGCGACGGTGTCTCAGAAGACGTAG
- a CDS encoding FAD-binding protein: MTAANIDGHDQLVDVLVVGSGGGGMAAALTAAASGLDVVVIEKSSHYGGSTALSGGGIWVPGAPSQRLEGYSPDPEGVVEYLLNITDGLVSEARIRQYVEAAPKMLEFLEGQSTWLEFVWKPGYADYYPELPGGSGLGSTINVPPIDLRKLGDDEQRLLQPLALAPRGIWLGPKELRQFYRIRQSWAGKGVLLKLVTRMVRARVFNERMAAIGQSLVARLRLALRERNIPLWLDSPMTELLTDGDGSVTGAVVERHGAEQRIAARAGVILATGGFDHDLAWRKEHLPVVDQDWSFGNPASMGDGIRAGQKVGAATDLLDEAWWFPAIQWPDGRMQFMLNERMMPAQFIVNGEGKRFINEAAPYMDVGHAMIDGQKSGVTHIPCWLITDHRSWNRYVVGGHLPIPKIPGAPVPTGRKVPKAWLESGVVKSAMNWDEMATKIGVPAHQLRETADRFNELASKGHDDDFNRGDSVYDNYYGDPTLPNPNLYPLGNPPYYAFRIVLGDLGTSGGLVTDEHARVLRPDGTAVPGLYAVGNASAAVMGRSYAGAGATIGPAMTFGFVAAKHIARQRATQPTNSPRR; this comes from the coding sequence ATGACCGCCGCGAACATCGACGGCCACGATCAGCTGGTCGACGTGCTGGTCGTCGGCTCCGGCGGCGGGGGAATGGCGGCCGCGCTGACCGCCGCCGCGTCGGGACTGGACGTCGTGGTGATCGAGAAGTCGTCGCACTACGGCGGATCCACCGCGCTGTCCGGTGGGGGCATCTGGGTGCCCGGGGCGCCGTCGCAGCGCCTGGAGGGCTACAGCCCGGACCCCGAAGGTGTCGTCGAATACCTGCTCAACATCACCGACGGCCTGGTGAGCGAGGCGCGCATCCGCCAGTACGTCGAGGCGGCGCCCAAGATGCTCGAATTCCTCGAAGGACAGTCGACTTGGCTCGAATTCGTCTGGAAACCGGGCTACGCCGACTACTACCCGGAGCTGCCCGGCGGCTCCGGACTCGGCAGCACGATCAACGTGCCGCCCATCGACCTGCGCAAGCTGGGCGACGACGAGCAGCGGCTGCTGCAACCGCTGGCGCTCGCGCCCCGGGGAATCTGGCTGGGGCCCAAAGAGTTACGCCAGTTCTACCGAATCAGGCAGTCGTGGGCCGGCAAGGGCGTCCTGCTGAAGCTGGTAACGCGCATGGTCCGGGCCAGAGTGTTCAACGAGCGGATGGCCGCGATTGGGCAGTCGCTCGTCGCGCGGCTGCGCTTGGCACTGCGCGAGCGCAACATACCGCTGTGGCTCGACTCGCCGATGACCGAATTGCTCACCGACGGCGACGGATCGGTGACCGGAGCAGTGGTCGAGCGACACGGCGCCGAACAGCGGATCGCCGCGCGCGCCGGCGTCATCCTGGCCACTGGCGGCTTCGACCACGACCTGGCCTGGCGCAAGGAGCACCTGCCCGTCGTGGATCAGGACTGGAGCTTCGGCAACCCCGCTTCCATGGGCGACGGGATCCGGGCGGGCCAAAAGGTCGGCGCCGCTACCGACCTGCTCGACGAGGCATGGTGGTTCCCGGCGATCCAATGGCCGGACGGCCGAATGCAATTCATGCTTAACGAGCGCATGATGCCGGCACAATTCATTGTCAACGGCGAGGGCAAGCGCTTCATCAACGAGGCGGCCCCGTACATGGATGTCGGCCACGCCATGATCGACGGCCAGAAGTCCGGGGTCACCCACATCCCGTGCTGGCTGATCACCGATCACCGTTCGTGGAATCGCTACGTGGTCGGCGGGCATCTGCCGATCCCCAAAATTCCGGGGGCACCCGTGCCCACCGGTCGCAAAGTGCCGAAGGCCTGGCTGGAGTCGGGTGTGGTCAAATCGGCGATGAATTGGGACGAGATGGCGACCAAGATCGGCGTGCCCGCGCACCAGCTTCGCGAAACAGCGGATCGCTTCAACGAACTGGCGAGCAAGGGTCACGACGATGATTTCAACCGGGGCGACAGCGTCTATGACAATTACTACGGCGATCCGACCCTGCCGAACCCGAACCTGTATCCGTTGGGCAACCCGCCGTACTACGCATTCCGGATCGTGCTCGGCGACCTGGGCACGTCGGGGGGCCTCGTTACCGACGAACACGCCCGGGTGCTTCGGCCGGACGGCACGGCGGTACCGGGACTGTACGCGGTGGGCAACGCCTCCGCTGCGGTGATGGGCCGCAGCTATGCAGGGGCGGGGGCGACCATCGGCCCGGCCATGACCTTCGGCTTTGTCGCCGCCAAACACATTGCCAGACAACGAGCCACCCAGCCGACAAATTCTCCTAGGAGGTAG
- a CDS encoding multicopper oxidase family protein, translating into MPVPPTRGVPFDTAQLTRRGFIAAGIAGGLTLASCSSSKPSVPTPAAQMNAAIAAAEAARPHSGRTVTASLTPQVTEVDLGGPIARTLAFGNTIPGPVIRANVGDELVIAVSNKLDHPASVHWHGIALRNDMDGAEPATPDIGAGQDFTYKFSAPNPGTYWAHPHTGLDADTGLYLPVIIDDPTEGNYDAEWIVVLDDWTDGIGKSPQQLYEELVSPNKSGIPTPAATPTTSPSSPTTSATSTTPTSTTSTTSTSPTSGSSSAATPTPPETGRVGTSDLLGGDAGDIAYPYYLINGRIPAAPTTFNAKPGQRIRIRFINTGSDTAFRVALAGHSMTVTHTDGFPVVPQQVDALLIGMAERYDVTVTAADGVFPLVALAEGKNALARALLATGKGSAPDPQFQPPELTRRVGTIEMFTATTPVNLGRPEPNLDLPVVLGGNMQQYNWMINGEPYSKTNPLQVRQGQRPTITFDNTTMMYHPIHLHGHTFQLIKSDGTPGARKDTVIVLPKQRLIAVLVADNPGQWPMHCHNTYHQVAGMMTRLDYVF; encoded by the coding sequence ATGCCGGTGCCACCCACCCGCGGGGTCCCCTTCGACACGGCACAGCTGACCCGCCGCGGCTTCATCGCCGCGGGCATCGCCGGCGGCTTGACGCTGGCGAGCTGCAGTAGCTCCAAGCCGTCGGTGCCCACTCCCGCCGCGCAGATGAACGCGGCAATCGCCGCGGCCGAGGCGGCCCGCCCGCACAGCGGGCGCACGGTGACCGCCAGTCTGACCCCGCAGGTCACGGAGGTCGACCTGGGCGGCCCCATCGCCCGCACGCTGGCGTTCGGCAACACGATCCCCGGGCCGGTGATCCGGGCCAACGTCGGTGACGAACTCGTCATCGCGGTGTCGAACAAGCTCGATCATCCGGCGTCGGTGCACTGGCACGGCATCGCATTGCGCAATGACATGGACGGCGCGGAGCCGGCCACCCCGGACATCGGTGCCGGGCAAGACTTCACCTACAAGTTCTCCGCCCCTAATCCCGGAACCTATTGGGCCCATCCGCATACCGGGCTCGACGCTGACACTGGCCTTTACCTGCCGGTCATCATCGACGATCCGACCGAGGGCAATTACGACGCCGAATGGATTGTCGTCCTAGACGATTGGACCGACGGCATCGGGAAGTCCCCGCAACAGCTCTACGAGGAGCTGGTCAGCCCGAACAAGTCGGGCATTCCTACGCCGGCCGCGACGCCGACGACATCCCCGAGCAGCCCGACGACCTCGGCCACGTCCACCACGCCGACTTCGACGACGTCCACGACGTCGACAAGCCCGACCAGCGGCAGTAGTTCGGCGGCGACCCCGACGCCGCCCGAGACCGGGCGCGTGGGCACCAGCGACCTCCTCGGCGGCGACGCCGGCGACATCGCCTACCCCTACTACTTGATCAATGGCCGAATTCCGGCCGCGCCCACCACCTTCAACGCCAAGCCCGGCCAGCGAATCCGGATCCGCTTCATCAACACCGGGTCGGACACCGCGTTTCGGGTGGCGCTGGCCGGCCATTCGATGACAGTCACGCACACCGACGGTTTCCCGGTGGTCCCCCAGCAGGTCGACGCCCTGCTCATCGGCATGGCCGAACGCTACGACGTCACGGTGACCGCGGCCGACGGCGTCTTCCCGCTGGTCGCCTTGGCCGAGGGGAAGAACGCGCTGGCACGGGCTCTGCTAGCGACCGGAAAGGGCAGCGCTCCCGACCCGCAATTTCAACCGCCCGAACTCACCAGACGCGTCGGCACCATCGAAATGTTCACTGCCACAACACCAGTCAATCTCGGCCGCCCCGAGCCCAACCTGGATCTACCGGTCGTCCTGGGCGGCAACATGCAGCAATACAATTGGATGATCAACGGCGAGCCCTACAGCAAGACCAATCCGCTGCAGGTGCGCCAGGGGCAGCGCCCCACCATCACGTTCGACAACACCACGATGATGTATCACCCAATTCATCTGCACGGGCACACGTTTCAATTGATCAAGTCCGACGGCACGCCCGGCGCCCGCAAGGACACCGTGATCGTGCTGCCCAAGCAGAGGCTGATCGCAGTCTTGGTCGCCGACAATCCCGGGCAGTGGCCGATGCACTGCCACAACACCTACCACCAAGTCGCGGGAATGATGACCCGGCTGGACTACGTCTTCTGA
- a CDS encoding alpha/beta fold hydrolase, with translation MAEFESIWSDLQGIAFEQGYLSAGGLRTRYLRAGDPGNPVLVLLHGSGGHAEAYVRNLAAHAEHFWTWSIDMLGHGYTDKPGHPLEVGHYVEHLMAVLRTIGVNRAYLSGESLGGWVAARTAVDHPDVVERLVLNTAGGSQADPVVMQRIITLSMAAAEDPTWETVQARIKWLMADKSKGYDDLVASRQRVYRQPGFVSAMSDIMALQDPEIRARNILGPAEYGSIVAPTLVLWTSDDPTADATEGRRMASMIPNARFEVMPGCGHWPQYEDAKNFNRLHLDFLLGR, from the coding sequence GTGGCCGAGTTCGAGAGCATCTGGAGCGATCTTCAGGGCATCGCCTTTGAGCAGGGCTATCTCAGCGCCGGCGGCCTCAGGACCCGCTACCTGCGAGCCGGCGATCCCGGCAATCCGGTGCTGGTGCTGCTGCACGGGTCGGGCGGCCACGCCGAGGCCTACGTCCGCAATTTGGCGGCGCACGCCGAGCACTTCTGGACCTGGTCGATCGACATGCTGGGCCACGGGTACACCGACAAGCCGGGCCACCCGCTCGAGGTCGGCCACTATGTCGAGCACTTGATGGCAGTGTTACGGACCATCGGGGTCAACCGCGCCTACCTCAGCGGCGAATCACTCGGCGGCTGGGTGGCCGCCCGCACCGCGGTCGATCACCCGGATGTGGTTGAGCGCCTTGTGCTTAACACGGCGGGCGGGTCCCAGGCCGATCCCGTCGTGATGCAGCGGATCATCACGCTGTCGATGGCGGCGGCCGAGGACCCGACCTGGGAAACGGTTCAGGCGCGGATCAAATGGTTGATGGCCGACAAGTCCAAGGGCTACGACGACCTGGTCGCCAGCCGCCAACGGGTATATCGCCAACCGGGTTTCGTCTCCGCGATGAGCGACATCATGGCGTTGCAGGATCCCGAGATCCGGGCCCGCAACATTTTAGGCCCGGCCGAATACGGCTCGATCGTCGCGCCGACGTTGGTGCTGTGGACCAGTGACGATCCCACCGCCGATGCCACCGAGGGGCGCCGGATGGCGTCGATGATTCCCAACGCGAGGTTCGAGGTGATGCCGGGCTGCGGACATTGGCCGCAGTACGAGGACGCCAAGAACTTCAACCGCCTGCATCTCGATTTCCTGCTAGGGCGTTGA
- a CDS encoding cyclase family protein, with protein MADMTDFRRAARDVSNWGRWGDDDELGTLNFITAEKVTEAASLVKHGRVFPLGVEFGASGPQGAFEFRHNPIHVMTVDGGDANTLARYGPDWASNPLAKQLSGYMTADNPFRFNDDLIIMPLQAASQWDALSHVYYEDQLYNGFPANSVTSMGAYRCGIDKVDGKGITSRGVLLDLVRHRGADVFVEAGNPITPEELDDVVRAQRVTIGRGDILLIRTGWWTRFLMTGNKTEGYSGLDWRCASWLHDHEIAAVAADNLQVEDLVSGIAGVTFPLHLLCLRDMGMMFGEYWDLKRLADDCAADGVYEFQLVAPPLRVVGAVGSPVNPIAIK; from the coding sequence ATGGCCGACATGACTGATTTCCGGCGGGCCGCGCGTGACGTCTCCAACTGGGGGCGATGGGGAGACGACGACGAGCTGGGCACGCTGAACTTCATCACCGCCGAAAAGGTCACCGAGGCCGCGAGTCTGGTCAAGCACGGCAGGGTGTTTCCGCTCGGCGTGGAATTCGGGGCGTCAGGACCGCAGGGCGCCTTCGAGTTTCGGCACAACCCGATCCACGTCATGACCGTTGACGGCGGCGACGCCAACACGCTCGCCCGGTACGGGCCGGACTGGGCGAGCAATCCGCTGGCCAAGCAGCTCAGCGGTTACATGACGGCCGACAATCCGTTCCGGTTCAACGACGACCTCATCATCATGCCGCTGCAGGCAGCCAGTCAGTGGGACGCGCTGTCGCACGTCTACTACGAAGACCAGCTCTACAATGGCTTCCCGGCGAATTCGGTGACCAGCATGGGCGCCTACCGGTGTGGCATCGACAAGGTCGACGGTAAGGGCATCACCTCGCGCGGTGTGCTGCTGGACCTGGTTCGGCACCGGGGCGCCGACGTGTTCGTCGAAGCGGGCAACCCGATCACCCCGGAGGAACTGGACGACGTGGTGCGCGCTCAGCGGGTCACGATCGGTCGGGGCGACATCCTGCTGATTCGAACCGGTTGGTGGACAAGGTTTCTCATGACCGGCAACAAGACTGAGGGCTATTCCGGCCTGGACTGGCGGTGCGCCTCATGGCTGCACGACCACGAGATCGCCGCCGTGGCGGCGGACAATCTTCAGGTCGAGGATCTGGTGTCCGGGATCGCCGGGGTCACGTTTCCCCTGCACCTACTGTGCTTGCGCGACATGGGAATGATGTTCGGCGAGTACTGGGACCTCAAGAGGCTCGCGGACGACTGTGCCGCCGACGGCGTCTACGAGTTCCAGCTTGTCGCGCCGCCCCTGAGAGTCGTTGGGGCCGTCGGTTCCCCGGTCAACCCGATCGCGATCAAATGA
- a CDS encoding bifunctional 3-(3-hydroxy-phenyl)propionate/3-hydroxycinnamic acid hydroxylase: protein MGSDGDLAHRVDVDVVIVGAGPVGLTLANTLGLQGVRTLVVEERDTLIDYPRGVGLDDESLRTFQSIGLVERVLPHTVPNQILRFVDGKRRILAEMAPPDARFGWPKRNGFVQPLVDAELLSGLRRFGHVEVRWASPMTACAEAADAVAVTLAGDGEDATVRARYVVGCDGGRSMTRRTMGVSFDGTTSSTRWLVVDIANDPLGHPNSEVGADPERPYASISIAHGIRRFEFMIHADESDEQAEDPAFLTRMLARMVPHPDRVDVIRRRVYTHHSRIAGAFRRGRLLLAGDAAHLMPVWQGQGYNSGIRDAANLGWKLAAVVRGLADEALLATYDVERRKHARAMIDLSTMVGRVISPTNRRVASARDLLVRSASIVPSLKRYVLEMRFKPMPRYEQGAVVHAEPRNADSPVGTLFIQPKVDTRTRQDVLLDDVLGPWFAVLCWNNNPRKILGDEAFANWKALGARFVALRPSTQLHWAAHDDPDIVVVGDRVGGLKGWFDVHQESVVFLRPDRCIAGACIAQLAPDLSASLIDALALKPGGGDVDSGNGSVLYVPQPAPESSGAVAGPA, encoded by the coding sequence ATGGGCAGCGACGGGGATCTGGCCCACCGGGTCGACGTCGATGTCGTCATCGTCGGCGCGGGGCCGGTCGGCTTGACCCTGGCCAATACCCTCGGGCTGCAGGGTGTCCGCACGTTGGTGGTCGAGGAACGGGACACGTTGATCGACTACCCCCGAGGGGTGGGCCTCGACGACGAGTCGCTGCGCACCTTCCAGTCGATCGGCCTGGTCGAGCGCGTGCTACCGCACACCGTGCCCAACCAGATCCTGCGCTTCGTCGACGGCAAGCGCCGCATTCTGGCCGAAATGGCCCCTCCCGACGCGCGATTCGGCTGGCCCAAGCGCAACGGATTCGTCCAGCCGCTCGTCGACGCCGAATTGCTGTCCGGTTTGCGCAGATTCGGCCACGTCGAGGTGCGGTGGGCCAGCCCCATGACGGCCTGTGCGGAAGCGGCCGACGCGGTCGCCGTCACCCTCGCCGGTGACGGCGAGGACGCCACGGTCCGGGCGCGCTACGTGGTGGGCTGCGACGGTGGTCGCAGCATGACCCGCCGGACGATGGGTGTCTCCTTCGACGGCACCACATCCTCGACACGCTGGCTGGTTGTCGACATTGCCAACGACCCGCTGGGCCACCCGAACAGCGAGGTGGGCGCCGACCCCGAACGCCCGTACGCCTCGATCTCGATTGCGCACGGGATTCGCCGCTTCGAGTTCATGATTCACGCCGACGAATCCGACGAGCAGGCCGAGGACCCCGCCTTCCTGACCCGGATGCTGGCGCGCATGGTGCCGCACCCCGACCGGGTCGACGTGATCCGGCGCCGCGTCTACACTCACCACTCCCGGATCGCCGGCGCATTCCGGCGCGGCCGGCTGCTGCTGGCCGGCGACGCGGCGCACCTGATGCCGGTCTGGCAGGGGCAGGGCTACAACAGCGGAATCCGGGACGCCGCCAATCTCGGCTGGAAGCTTGCCGCGGTGGTGCGCGGCTTGGCCGACGAGGCGTTGCTGGCCACCTACGATGTGGAGCGCCGCAAGCACGCCCGGGCGATGATCGACCTGTCCACGATGGTGGGTCGTGTCATCTCACCGACCAATCGTCGGGTCGCCTCGGCGCGCGACCTCTTGGTGCGCTCGGCGTCAATTGTGCCGTCGCTCAAGCGGTATGTGCTCGAGATGCGGTTCAAGCCGATGCCCCGCTACGAGCAGGGGGCCGTCGTGCACGCCGAGCCGCGCAACGCCGATTCGCCGGTGGGCACCCTGTTCATCCAGCCGAAGGTCGACACCCGGACACGACAGGACGTCCTGCTCGACGACGTGCTGGGCCCATGGTTCGCGGTGTTGTGCTGGAACAACAACCCGCGCAAGATACTCGGCGACGAGGCCTTCGCGAACTGGAAAGCATTGGGGGCGCGCTTCGTTGCGCTGCGTCCGTCGACCCAGCTGCACTGGGCCGCGCATGACGATCCGGACATCGTCGTCGTCGGTGATCGTGTCGGCGGATTGAAAGGCTGGTTCGACGTCCACCAGGAATCGGTGGTGTTCCTGCGTCCCGATCGCTGCATCGCGGGTGCCTGTATTGCTCAGCTCGCACCCGACCTGAGCGCGTCGCTGATCGATGCGCTGGCTCTCAAGCCGGGAGGGGGTGATGTCGACAGTGGCAATGGCTCTGTGCTGTATGTCCCACAGCCCGCTCCTGAATCTTCCGGGGCCGTCGCGGGACCTGCTTGA